From the genome of Pseudomonas putida:
CGAAGCGGGCCACAGTCTAGTTTTGGGGATGCCAGATGCATCGAGGGTTATTTACGTCACCATCATTCGTTGGCTTCCTTACGCGCCAACCCATTGGCCACAACACTTGCGCTGATCGCTCCTCCCGGGCCGATCCCCGACCTGACCTGCTTGGTAATCTGCTCCTGCATATAGGCGGAACACCGTTCGATATCTTGGCCAATCGAATCAGGGCAAACCTTCTCACTCATCAGCACGGCGAGAATTCTGCCCATCACCTCGCCCTGCAAAGCAGCACGCTCAACGTACGTTTTAGCCGGCGTGCCTGGCCCGAGGTCGCCAAAGACAAATGGCGACACCGCCCCTGCAATCTCGGCGATCATTTCCTGTAAATCCAGATCGGTAATTTTCATCGTCCTGCCTATCGCTTAGACAGCATCTGCCGCCCGGCGCCGTTGGTTTTGAAGTCTCGGAGCATCAGATTGTATCCGCCTTGAGCACCATCGAGAGCAGCCTTCTCTATGTCAGCTTTCGAGATTCCGCCAGTCCCGCCGTTGAAGTGGAAGTGCTGAGTGATACCTCCGAAGCTGACCGAAGAGTCGCCACCCTCGCCGCCCCCAGCGCCAGCGGCCATCACGCCCAGCGAACCATCGGGGCCGCGGTGAAGTGGCAGGATCGCCTCAGGGCCGGCCTCCGCGAAGATGCCGGCACCCTTGGCGAAGGCGAACATCTGCGGGCTGTCGTAGACGCCACCCGAGTAGGCCGAAAGACTAGGCGAGTCGTAGACCCCGCCCTTCGCATTGGCCACGAACGAGCCCTCGCTGAAGCCGGACATGGTGCCTTGCCCCAGCGCCGAACTGCCGCCGCCCAGGAAGCCGAACGCCGAGCTTAGAAAGCCCGCGGCCGCCTGGCGCACCTGGATGCGAATCAGATCCTCGATGATCGAGTCTGCGAAATCCTTGAACTCGAACTTCCCCGTTTTGACGAACTGGACGACCCCATCCTCCAGGTTGCTGAAAGCGTTGCTGAATAGCTCCTGGGTCTGCCCCGCGACATCGGCTGCGCTGTCGAGGTAGTTCTGCATGGCCGCCGAAGCGCCATTAGTCCAATCAGACTGCGCCGCGTCGATCTTGGTGAATGTATCTTCCTGAACCTGGACCAGCTTGGCGCCGTACTCTTGCCGCAGCGCGATCTGTTGCTCCAGCTCCTGCCGTTGCTTTGCGGTTGAAGCGGTGGCCAGTTCCTCTCGCAAGGCCAGGATCTTGCTGTTGTTATCCTGCTCCAACGCCAGCCTGGCCTGCGCACGGCTCGCGGCTTTGTCGCCCATGCCCACCGCAGCGGCAGCCGCATCCCCTTGCTGCTGAGCGATCGCCAGCTGACGTTCAAGATCGGCCTGGTATTTCATCGCGCGCGACAGACCAGTCGAAGCTTGTACTGCGGTGTTGAACTGCTCGGCCAGTGCGCCAATCGCCTTGCCGTATTCCTCAGTGGTGATCTTCTTTTCAGCCAGCAGCAGGTCAAGGTTCTTGGTCTGCTTCTGGAACTCATCGGAGGCAGCCCCAACTGGGTCATACGCCTTCTTCAGCTGCTGGTACGCCGTCGCCGCTTCCTTCAGCTGCTGCGCCAGCTTGGTCTGCGCGGTGGTGGCATCCTTGGTTTCCTGCTTCGCCCCTTGGTTGGCCTTCTTCTGCGCTTCGATGGCATTTGCAAAAGAGATGGCGGCCTGCCGATCAGCCTCGGTGAGGTCGGTATGCTCGGCCAGGTAACGGTTGACGACCTTGATCATGTCGCCGTTGTCTTGCAGGCCGGCAAGCTGCTTCTGCAGCGTGTCGAGGTAGGTCTGCCCCGCAGTGCTCATGCCGGCCTTCGCGGCATTGTTGGCCGTAGTCGAAGCCGTGTTGCGATCCGTCTCGCCCGTTAACTCGGCGAGCTTGGACTTCAGATTCTGCAGCTCACCGCTGAGATCGGAGGCTTTGATCTGCCCCGTTTCGATCGCCTGGGCCATCGCCTCGGTAACGCCAGGGATCCCGCGCACCTGGTCGGCGACAGCCTTCCAGTCCACAACCGCGCCATTGGCAAACTCTTTCGCTGCTGACCGCACCAGGTCGAGCGCTTTTTGTGCCTCCGCTGGCATGGGCGCCAGGCCAGTCACCAGGCCGTCGACACCAGCTGCGCCAACACCGCGAAGGTCATTTTCGAAGCGATCGGCAATCGAGCCCGACACCTGCGACAGCTGGCTCTGCGTTTCTTCGATCTTCCCCTGAAGCTCGCGCAACGCCACGGCCTGGGTCGCACTATTCAGCTTGTTGAAGCGCTCGACCAGCTGGTCGAGCGGGTCGCTGAGGTCTCCCAACTTCTTCTCGAGTGAGTCTGAGTTGTCCCTCAACAGCAGGAAGCTGGCAGCGGCGGTGCCGGCGAGCAGAACAAGGCCCATCGGACCACCCAGAATGCCAAGCAGACTTGCACCTGCCGTCCGCAGACCAGCCTGGGCAGTTGCTACAGCAGCCGTGGCAGCCGCCTCTCGCTGGCGCGCCTGGGCCAATTGGATAGACATCTGAGTTTGTACCGCTGTGCCTCGCGCTGCAGCAGCCTCGCGGGCGGCCAGAATGGTGACGGTCTCTGCCTTGCGCTGGTCGGCGATGGCAGCCTGCAGAACCGCCTCGGCCTGGGCTTTACGCGCAGCTCTATCGGCCAGCGCGCTTTTCAGCGCCATACCGGACTTGGCCACATAGTTGGTCAGGGCAGCAACCCCAGCTCCGCCCATTGCCACCGCGACCAGGTCCACGTTATCCGCCAGAATAACCAAGAACTTGGATAGCCCTGCGACAGCGCCCGTTTGCTCCTCCATTTTCCCTAGAAAAGTGCCGGTGGCGTTGCTGATATTGTTCAAGGCATCCTGAACACTGGTAGACATTTCCGCCGCTGCTTTGCGATTTACCTCAACGGTTTTGAGCAGGCCGATGTTGATGTCATCAAGAGCAAGCTTTCCCTCGCTGCCAAGTTTGCGCACCTCGTCGGTGCTCTTGCCCGTCGCGCTAGCAATTGCGTCCACCACTGTCGGCATCGCCGTCTGGATAGAAATCCAGCCATCCGCATCAACTTTCCCTGTCGCTAGTGCTTTGGAGTAAGCATCCAGCGCCGAGCTAGCCTTATCCGCAGAAGCGGCGTTGGTAACCAAGAGGAAACTGAAGCTGTCCGTGATGTCGAGCGTCTGTTGGGTGTTGAATCCAAGGGAGCGCATCACATCTGCAGTGCGGATGTAGAGCTCTTGGGCCTCAGCAAGTGGCCGGTAGGTCTCTTGAGCGGTCTGCATCAGGTGCTCTTGCACCATCTGATACTCGTCTGCGCTGCCAGCTGCAGCCCTCATACGATCAGACATCTGGCCGTAGGCATCTACCTGCTTGATGATGCTCCCAATCAGCCCTGCTCCAGCCACCGCTGCAAAGGCCCCGCGCATGAGTGTTCCTGCGCCTTGGGCCGCTGCGCCAGTTCGGTCGAACGCGGAGTCAACGGTAGCCAGGTTTCGATCAATTGCCTGACTGGTGTTGGAAACCAGCTGATCGGCGTTCGCCAATTCACGTCGCAATTGAGCTGTTGTTGCCTCAATCTGAACCAACATTCCTTGGACTTGCTGATCGGCCATTCTGATCTCCAGAAAAAAGAAAACCCGCCGTAGCGGGTTGTGTAAGGGATAACTTCTATTGGACGGTTAAGTCACCAACCCTCCAAAGCTCTGTTGCTCTGTCATAAGAAAGTGATGCCTGGTAATGGCTTCGGACCACAGCGCCGAACCCATTCTGAGAATCAACATATGCCGATACGAGGAATCCGCACTTACCATCAGGCACGACATCAACACCGCGATCGTTCACGTATGGAAACTTCGCAGTCGCCGGAGACTTAAGCCTCTGCTTCACAAAGTTCTGCGACATAACGAAAGCCAGCGTCGTGTTTCCGCAATCCTTTATTTGCGCTTCGATCTCACGCTGCGGACTGGTCTTCCATGAGTAAAACCACAACCAGCCGCCAATGAGCACCACCGCCGCAATGGCCAGCGTAAACCGGATCTTGCCCTCAGCAGTCTTCGAAGTCGTTGCCATTACAGAGCAGATCACGTAAACCGCAAACAGGACAGCGACCGTAAATAGGATCATCAGAAAAGTCATGTTCAACGTCCCTATTGTCAAAAGCATGAGATTCTACAGGCTGCTCATGCCTTTCTCCCAGTCAATGCCATCCTCAGTTTGTCAGCGACATTCGATGCAGTTGGCTTCTCCTTCGCTCCCTGCTTCTTCCCGCTGCCGAACGGGTTGGTCATCTGAGCCCATTCAATCCTGGCATCCATGGCCATGAACAGTTCAGGAAGCGGCGTAGACCAGGCCACATCAGGCGCCCAACCCAACCAGCCGGTGGCAATCCCATAAAGCCGGTCGACGTAGCTGCCGTCCTCGACAGCGCTTACGCCGTCCCGGCCTGGTCGTTTCCCGGGTCTACGCCTCGCGGATTGTAGAGAGCGCCAAGGTACTTGGTGACTAGCGGCGTCAGCCCGGCCACACCTTCCTGCCAGACCTTCTCGGGCAACGCTTCGGCAGCCTTCCCTTC
Proteins encoded in this window:
- a CDS encoding phage tail tape measure protein: MADQQVQGMLVQIEATTAQLRRELANADQLVSNTSQAIDRNLATVDSAFDRTGAAAQGAGTLMRGAFAAVAGAGLIGSIIKQVDAYGQMSDRMRAAAGSADEYQMVQEHLMQTAQETYRPLAEAQELYIRTADVMRSLGFNTQQTLDITDSFSFLLVTNAASADKASSALDAYSKALATGKVDADGWISIQTAMPTVVDAIASATGKSTDEVRKLGSEGKLALDDINIGLLKTVEVNRKAAAEMSTSVQDALNNISNATGTFLGKMEEQTGAVAGLSKFLVILADNVDLVAVAMGGAGVAALTNYVAKSGMALKSALADRAARKAQAEAVLQAAIADQRKAETVTILAAREAAAARGTAVQTQMSIQLAQARQREAAATAAVATAQAGLRTAGASLLGILGGPMGLVLLAGTAAASFLLLRDNSDSLEKKLGDLSDPLDQLVERFNKLNSATQAVALRELQGKIEETQSQLSQVSGSIADRFENDLRGVGAAGVDGLVTGLAPMPAEAQKALDLVRSAAKEFANGAVVDWKAVADQVRGIPGVTEAMAQAIETGQIKASDLSGELQNLKSKLAELTGETDRNTASTTANNAAKAGMSTAGQTYLDTLQKQLAGLQDNGDMIKVVNRYLAEHTDLTEADRQAAISFANAIEAQKKANQGAKQETKDATTAQTKLAQQLKEAATAYQQLKKAYDPVGAASDEFQKQTKNLDLLLAEKKITTEEYGKAIGALAEQFNTAVQASTGLSRAMKYQADLERQLAIAQQQGDAAAAAVGMGDKAASRAQARLALEQDNNSKILALREELATASTAKQRQELEQQIALRQEYGAKLVQVQEDTFTKIDAAQSDWTNGASAAMQNYLDSAADVAGQTQELFSNAFSNLEDGVVQFVKTGKFEFKDFADSIIEDLIRIQVRQAAAGFLSSAFGFLGGGSSALGQGTMSGFSEGSFVANAKGGVYDSPSLSAYSGGVYDSPQMFAFAKGAGIFAEAGPEAILPLHRGPDGSLGVMAAGAGGGEGGDSSVSFGGITQHFHFNGGTGGISKADIEKAALDGAQGGYNLMLRDFKTNGAGRQMLSKR